The following proteins come from a genomic window of Nicotiana tomentosiformis chromosome 12, ASM39032v3, whole genome shotgun sequence:
- the LOC104086863 gene encoding uncharacterized protein has protein sequence MPPSPAMRCSPGREIRAENHKRGRSLESGIHLREKDDDLALFNEVQTRERDNFLLQSNDDLDDLFSTKLRYFSDYKLGVSIPARGESSDLLNVEGDKNDYDWLLTPPDTPLFPSLDDESHETRPTNLEQRGRPRSQPISISRSSTMDKSYRSSRGSASPNRLSPSPRSSYTANQSRGRPSSAPHSSPPPNLRHSTPTRKPSPSPNKLSTPPPRSSTPTPRRMSTGSSGTAAPSRVRGTSPVKTGRGNSASPKIRAWQSNIPGFSLEAPPNLRTSLGDRPASYVRGSSPASRSGTRSGRQSMSPTATRSVSSSHSHERDHFSSHSKGSVASSGDDDIDSLQSIPVSSSDRSGPRSINGFQSKKALGLSKKPTRVVSSSSAPKRSFDMAIRQMDQRKAPQNMFRPLMSSVPSSTFYAGKASAAHRSMISRNSSITTSSNASSDQATTALHDTEGSEQNQEDIGNGQVKTTYADLQEEVFVLDKADATNEALGKQIYDRASCSPLGELDGDLMVDSQLVGYEIGCPRDKAVEITADLEVLNSNVNVTRIDALEDAVQCCRCGQWYYDTETIDGDLKLCPDCRSSEVQLLGESSPETLTAILEDRLVDGFVPAGDSRNSSEATGKNILGDCHTRLSPDAGEKSFMNPHVDEGVQALANRQAMAQSPNANISSEPDLIAEIPEGAGISVLLNRSSSGKGNIVQNRTLYATNINYDDLSYVRDTVNSLRSSTGYGSASASSSIDLGSTGQTETRFQRQLSGRKLDLENYRNQGDRKLQSSNSSLSGTSSHAVQTLSITTSSLEEFSETSASAHLQKNVDREEQLLHGENTKVNNFCTDVESDDNCRISSKSVDHTGSVPSIANFDESTSSVNGENLANNSDNSVNVEPCGLISETRPIEEDVSNSSVDKVEVATSLNQSSLDAISELEIENGHVGSPDSQSDICSFHSESSIDELNEQSLHAASGDGNEIVATVEKSESMDHKDIILEESTVTLEGQGGNKARSLTLEEATDTILFCSSIVHDLAYRAANIAIEKENSVMFEDLRPTVTVVGKANSDRRDPRGRTSGRRNSKSSLKTRQKMDTDTKSPRNDTNTESDEKTDKSTTRIVGAPIKGDSLNPPKLESKCNCTIM, from the exons ATGCCTCCTTCACCGGCTATGAGATGCTCTCCTGGAAGGGAGATCAGGGCAGAAAATCACAAGAGAGGGCGTAGTCTTGAAAGTGGGATTCATTTGAGGGAGAAGGATGATGATCTTGCCCTGTTTAATGAGGTGCAAACCAGAGAAAGAGATAACTTCTTGCTTCAATCAAATGATGACTTGGACGACTTATTTT CAACTAAATTGAGGTATTTTTCGGATTATAAGCTTGGAGTATCGATTCCAGCTCGAGGAGAGAGTAGTGACCTGCTTAATGTGGAGGGTGATAAGAATGACTATGACTG GTTATTGACCCCTCCGGACACTCCtctttttccttctttggatGACGAGAGTCATGAGACACGCCCGACTAATCTTGAGCAGAGGGGCCGACCTAGAAGTCAACCCATTTCAATCTCTAGATCGTCAACG ATGGACAAGAGTTACAGAAGTAGTAGAGGTAGCGCCAGTCCAAATCGCCTTAGCCCATCTCCTAGGTCTAGCTATACTGCCAATCAATCAAGAGGGAGACCATCTTCAGCTCCTCATTCAAGTCCACCACCTAATTTGCGGCATTCTACTCCAACAAGGAAACCGTCTCCCTCACCTAATAAACTCTCTACACCTCCTCCAAGGTCCTCTACACCAACTCCTCGGAGGATGAGCACAGGTTCTAGTGGTACGGCAGCTCCATCGCGAGTGAGGGGCACCTCTCCTGTCAAGACTGGTAGAGGGAACTCGGCATCACCAAAGATTAGGGCATGGCAGTCAAATATTCCAGGATTTTCTTTAGAGGCACCTCCTAATCTTCGCACTTCACTGGGTGATCGCCCTGCTTCCTATGTGAGAGGGTCCTCTCCTGCATCCAGAAGCGGAACTAGGTCTGGAAGACAATCAATGTCCCCGACTGCTACTCGAAGTGTTAGTTCATCACATAGTCATGAACGTGACCATTTTAGCTCTCACAGTAAAGGTTCAGTTGCATCGTCTGGTGATGACGACATAGATTCTCTACAATCCATTCCTGTGAGCAGTTCAGATCGCTCAGGTCCAAGAAGTatcaatggatttcaaagtaAGAAAGCTCTTGGCCTTTCAAAGAAGCCAACAAGAGTAGTGTCCTCAAGTTCTGCTCCGAAGAGATCCTTTGACATGGCAATCCGGCAAATG GATCAAAGGAAAGCTCCCCAGAATATGTTCAGGCCTCTCATGTCAAGTGTCCCTAGTTCAACCTTCTACGCAGGTAAAGCTAGCGCCGCACATCGTTCTATGATTTCCAGAAACTCTTCTATCACAACTAGCAGTAATGCTAGCTCCGATCAAGCTACGACTGCACTACATGACACTGAAGGAAGTGAGCAAAACCAGGAGGATATAGGTAATGGTCAAGTAAAGACAACATATGCTGATTTACAGGAGGAAGTTTTTGTCCTTGATAAGGCTGATGCTACGAATGAAGCTCTTGGGAAGCAAATATATGATAGGGCATCTTGTAGTCCGCTTGGTGAACTTGATGGTGACCTGATGGTTGATTCTCAACTTGTTGGCTATGAAATTGGCTGTCCACGTGATAAAGCTGTGGAAATCACAGCAGATTTGGAAGTCTTGAACTCGAATGTCAATGTGACACGTATAGATGCTCTAGAAGATGCGGTACAGTGTTGTAGATGTGGTCAGTGGTACTATGACACTGAAACAATTGATGGAGATCTAAAGCTTTGTCCAGATTGCAGAAGTTCAGAAGTACAATTGCTTGGTGAGAGTTCTCCTGAAACTTTGACAGCAATCCTAGAAGACAGACTAGTTGATGGTTTTGTGCCAGCTGGCGATTCACGTAATTCCTCAGAAGCAACTGGCAAGAATATATTAGGGGATTGTCATACTAGATTGAGTCCTGATGCGGGTGAGAAGTCTTTTATGAATCCGCATGTAGATGAAGGTGTGCAAGCTCTTGCCAACCGCCAAGCAATGGCTCAATCGCCCAATGCTAACATTAGCTCCGAGCCTGACCTGATTGCTGAAATTCCAGAAGGTGCAGGTATTTCAGTGCTGCTAAATAGATCAAGTAGTGGGAAAGGAAACATTGTTCAAAACAGAACACTTTATGCCactaatataaattatgatgatttatcatATGTAAGAGACACAGTGAACAGCTTGAGAAGCTCCACTGGGTATGGCAGTGCATCCGCTTCATCATCCATTGACTTGGGTTCCACTGGTCAGACAGAGACTCGCTTCCAGCGGCAATTAAGTGGAAGGAAACTTGACTtggaaaattataggaatcaggGTGATAGAAAGCTCCAAAGCTCCAACTCATCCTTGTCTGGAACTTCAAGTCATGCAGTCCAAACTTTAAGCATCACAACAAGTTCCCTTGAAGAGTTCTCTGAAACATCTGCTTCTGCCCACTTGCAAAAGAATGTTGATCGAGAAGAACAACTGCTGCATGGGGAAAATACAAAAGTGAACAACTTTTGCACTGATGTTGAGAGTGATGATAATTGTAGAATTTCCTCTAAATCAGTGGATCACACAGGATCTGTGCCGTCAATTGCAAATTTTGACGAGTCCACTTCATCTGTGAATGGTGAAAACTTGGCAAACAACTCAGACAATTCTGTGAACGTGGAACCTTGTGGTTTGATTTCTGAAACTCGTCCTATTGAGGAAGATGTTTCAAATTCCTCCGTTGACAAAGTGGAGGTTGCGACTTCTTTGAATCAGAGCTCACTAGATGCAATATCTGAGCTGGAAATTGAGAATGGTCATGTGGGTTCTCCTGATTCACAATCTGATATCTGCTCCTTTCACTCGGAGAGCAGCATAGATGAATTAAACGAGCAGTCCTTGCATGCAGCATCTGGTGATGGCAATGAAATTGTAGCGACTGTTGAAAAATCTGAGTCCATGGATCACAAAGACATCATTCTCG AAGAATCAACTGTTACGCTGGAGGGGCAAGGAGGAAATAAGGCGAGAAGCTTGACACTAGAAGAAGCTACTGACACAATACTGTTTTGTAGCTCCATTGTACATGACCTTGCATATCGAGCTGCAAACATAGCTATTGAAAAAGAGAATTCAGTTATGTTTGAAGATTTGCGGCCCACAGTGACTGTAGTGGGCAAAGCAAATTCGGATAGAAGGGATCCGCGTGGTAGAACCTCTGGTAGACGTAATTCTAAGTCCTCACTAAAGACTAGGCAGAAGATGGATACAGACACAAAATCTCCTCGAAACGACACCAACACCGAGAGTGATGAGAAAACCGACAAATCCACAACTCGCATTGTAGGAGCTCCTATTAAAGGTGATAGCTTGAATCCTCCAAAACTTGAATCCAAGTGCAACTGCACCATAATGTGA